From the genome of Paracidovorax avenae:
AGAGCGCCTGCTGGAGCACGGCGTTGTTCACCGTCTCGGTGGCGATGTGCAGGGCCGTGAGCATCGGCACCCCGTTGCCGAGCAGCGTGCCCAGGGAGCGGGAGAACAGCGTCAGCTGGTATTTCAGGGCGAGCGGCCCCATGAGGGGCATCTTCAGCAGCCGCGACTGCCACCACAGGCGGCCGGCCGGGGACGTGGCCCAGCGGCGCACGAGCAGCCCGAGCCCCAGCGCCACGATGCCGATCAGGAGACCGTAGCGCGTGAAGGCGTGGCCCAGGGCCATGACCAGTTGCGTGGGCAGGGGCAGCGCATCGCCCATGTCGGTGAAGAGCTTCTCGAACTGCGGCACGACGAAGCCGAGCATGGCGATCAGCGACAGCACCGCCACGCCCAGCAGGATCGCCGGGTAGATGGTGGCCGAGATGACGCTGTCGCGCAGGGCGCGCTGGCGCTCCATGTGGGCGACGAGTCGCTCGAGCACGGCGGACATCTGGCCGCTCGCCTCGCCGGAGCGGATCATGTTGATGTAGAAGTCGCCGAACAGGTCCCGGTGCTGCGAGAGTGCGCGGCTGAGCGGAGTGCCGCCCTTGACCGCATCGAGCACGCCCTGCAGCAGGACGGCCATGCTGGGCTTGTGGCTCATGTCGATGAGCACGCGCAGCGCGTTGTCGAGCGCCAGGCCGGCGCGCAGCATGATGGAGAGTTCCGACGTGAGCGCGAGCACGTCCGCCTGCTTGACAGGACCCTTGCTGCCGCGCCCGCGGGGCGCAGGGGCCACGCCAGCGGCAGCGGCGGTTGCGGCGACGCCCTTGCCCGCGCCGCGGGCGGCGACCGCTGCGGGAGGCGCGCCGGCGGCATTGCTGATGCCCAGGGGCGTGAGGCCCTGCTCGCGCAATTGCTTGAGCACTTGCGCTTCGCTGGGCGCGGTCTGCCGGCCTTCGACGACCTTGCCGGATGCGGCGACGGCGCGCCAGGCGTAATCAGGCATCGCCCTGGTCCTGGGTGACGCGGCTCAGTTCGTCCAGCGTGGTCATGCCGCCAGCCACCTTGCGCAGGCCATCCTCGTAGAGGTTGAGCATGCCGCCCTGCGCCGCGAGCGCGTTGAGGGCATTGGCATCCTTGCCGTCGATGATCGCGCGGCGCATGGGTTCGTCCAGAACGAACAGCTCATGGATGCCCGTGCGCCCCCGGTAGCCGGAGCCGCGGCAATGCTCGCAGCCGACGGCGCGATAGATCGCCTGGCCGAACGTGCTGAAGCGGTGCAGCCCCGTGGTGCGCCGGACCTCGTCGCCCGGTTCGTAGGGTTCCTTGCAGTGGCTGCACAGCGTGCGCACGAGCCGCTGGGCCAGCACGCCATTGACGGAAGAGGTGATCAGGTACCCCTCCACGCCCATGTCCTTCATCCGGATGACCGCACCCGCAGCCGTGTTCGTGTGCAGGGTGGACAGCACCAGGTGGCCCGTGAGGGCGGATTGCACGGCGATCTGCGCGGTCTCGCCGTCACGCATTTCGCCGATCATGATGATGTCCGGATCCTGGCGCAGGATGGAGCGCAGCGCGTTGGCGAAGGTCAGGTTGATCTGCGGATGGACCTGGATCTGGTTGATGCCTTCCAGCTGGTATTCCACCGGGTCTTCCACGGTGATGATCTTGTTGGATTCCGCATCGATCTTGGACAGGGCCGCATACAGCGTGGTGGTCTTGCCGGAACCGGTCGGGCCGGTCACCAGCAGGATGCCGTGCGGCTTGGCCAGCAGCATGTTGAAGCGCTCGAGCGTGTCCTTCTCGAATCCCATGGTCTCGAGCTGCAGGCGCACGCTTGCACGGTCCAGCACCCGCATGACCACGCTCTCCCCGTGCACGGTGGGCACGGTGGAAACGCGCAGGTCCAGTTCGCGGCCCTTGACGCGCGTCTTGATGCGCCCGTCCTGTGGCAGGCGCCGCTCCGCGATGTCGAGGTGGGCCAGCAGCTTGACGCGCGAACTGACGGCGGCGCACAGGCGCGGAGGCACCAGTTCGCCCAGCTGGATGACGCCATCCACCCGGTAGCGCACGTGCAGGCCGTCGTCGAAGGGTTCCAGGTGGATGTCCGAAGCGCGCAGGTCGATGACGCGGCCGATGATGGCGTTGACCAGGCGGATGACGGGAGCCTCGCTGGCGAGATCCTTGAGGTGCTCGACGAAATCACCGCCATCGGCGCCGTCGCCGAACCCGTCGTCGCCCTCTTCTTCGCCCGCCTGCTCCACCGGTTCGGCCAGGGCCTTCTCGATATCGCTTTCGAGCGCCAGGCGCGGCACCACGGCCAGGCCGGTCGCCAGGTGCAGCGCCTTCACGACGAAGGCATCCTGCGGTACGGCCATGGCCACGTGCAGGTGGCCGTCCTCGGCCGAAAGCGGATACACGCTGTTGGCTTGCAGGAACTCCGGCAGCAGGCCTTCCACCTCCGGCATCATGGCCGGGAAGTCGTTGGCGGCGATGAGCGGAATGTCCAACTGGCGCGAAAGCGCCTGGATCACGTCGGTTTCGGACACCAGGCCGAGCCGCACGAGCACACGGCCCAGCAGCCCGCCCATTTCCTGCTGCGCTGAAAGGGCGCGTTCGAGATCCCGCGCACTCAGCTTGCCCGACTGCACCAGCAACTCGCCCAGCAGGGGGCGCTGCACGGCGACAGCATCGGCGGTCGGCTCTGTACGGTCGGGAAGGATGGTGGTGGTCATGAACGTGAGGAAGACGCCCGGATGCGGGCAGATCCCGGCATGGAAAGGCAACCGGGACCGAAGCCCTCAAGTGTAGCCGGCCGTGTCGCGCATGCCGCGCGGCTCCTGCCGCCGTGGCTTACAGTCGCAGGCCACGCGCCCACACCCCGAACGCATGCAGCCCCAGCACCCGCCCCGACCACCCCGATCGATCCTGC
Proteins encoded in this window:
- a CDS encoding type II secretion system F family protein produces the protein MPDYAWRAVAASGKVVEGRQTAPSEAQVLKQLREQGLTPLGISNAAGAPPAAVAARGAGKGVAATAAAAGVAPAPRGRGSKGPVKQADVLALTSELSIMLRAGLALDNALRVLIDMSHKPSMAVLLQGVLDAVKGGTPLSRALSQHRDLFGDFYINMIRSGEASGQMSAVLERLVAHMERQRALRDSVISATIYPAILLGVAVLSLIAMLGFVVPQFEKLFTDMGDALPLPTQLVMALGHAFTRYGLLIGIVALGLGLLVRRWATSPAGRLWWQSRLLKMPLMGPLALKYQLTLFSRSLGTLLGNGVPMLTALHIATETVNNAVLQQALSKVAPIVKEGGKVVQAITATGIFEPIAVNLIRVGEETGRIGQMMLELSNILNREVETGIKRLLTLVEPVLILVLGVLIAAIIVSILLGILSINDLAV
- the gspE gene encoding type II secretion system ATPase GspE translates to MTTTILPDRTEPTADAVAVQRPLLGELLVQSGKLSARDLERALSAQQEMGGLLGRVLVRLGLVSETDVIQALSRQLDIPLIAANDFPAMMPEVEGLLPEFLQANSVYPLSAEDGHLHVAMAVPQDAFVVKALHLATGLAVVPRLALESDIEKALAEPVEQAGEEEGDDGFGDGADGGDFVEHLKDLASEAPVIRLVNAIIGRVIDLRASDIHLEPFDDGLHVRYRVDGVIQLGELVPPRLCAAVSSRVKLLAHLDIAERRLPQDGRIKTRVKGRELDLRVSTVPTVHGESVVMRVLDRASVRLQLETMGFEKDTLERFNMLLAKPHGILLVTGPTGSGKTTTLYAALSKIDAESNKIITVEDPVEYQLEGINQIQVHPQINLTFANALRSILRQDPDIIMIGEMRDGETAQIAVQSALTGHLVLSTLHTNTAAGAVIRMKDMGVEGYLITSSVNGVLAQRLVRTLCSHCKEPYEPGDEVRRTTGLHRFSTFGQAIYRAVGCEHCRGSGYRGRTGIHELFVLDEPMRRAIIDGKDANALNALAAQGGMLNLYEDGLRKVAGGMTTLDELSRVTQDQGDA